One window of Nocardia sp. NBC_00508 genomic DNA carries:
- a CDS encoding OmpA family protein, giving the protein MISRNSVTGIAATAVVLLMTAACGSDNGAETTPTTEHRHDTRSSIAATTSPVLNAAQEAIQNAINAALAAAPINFDSGSSDLSAVDVATIKAVAVPLKGNDAKIEITTYAQDANSATAKALAESRGDNIAAELESEGIDKARISVHAEANPTAQDVEIDEARIEVVAD; this is encoded by the coding sequence ATGATATCCAGGAACAGCGTCACCGGAATTGCCGCTACGGCGGTCGTGCTGCTCATGACCGCGGCATGCGGGTCGGACAACGGCGCGGAGACGACGCCGACGACCGAGCATAGGCACGACACGCGCAGCAGTATCGCGGCGACCACGTCCCCGGTCCTGAACGCCGCCCAGGAGGCGATCCAGAACGCCATCAACGCGGCGCTGGCCGCCGCGCCGATCAACTTCGACAGTGGCAGTTCGGACCTCAGCGCGGTGGACGTGGCCACCATCAAAGCGGTCGCGGTCCCCTTGAAGGGCAACGACGCCAAGATAGAGATCACCACCTACGCGCAGGATGCGAACTCCGCGACCGCCAAAGCCTTGGCCGAGAGCCGGGGCGACAACATCGCGGCCGAGCTCGAGTCCGAGGGCATCGACAAGGCGCGCATCAGCGTGCACGCCGAGGCCAACCCGACCGCGCAGGACGTCGAGATCGACGAGGCGCGGATCGAGGTGGTCGCCGATTAG
- a CDS encoding TetR/AcrR family transcriptional regulator: MVAVTRTPRSSWIEQGLAALAAGGPEAVRIESLAAALGVSKGGFYGHFADRNALLAEMLDTWERETTDDVITRVEREGGDARAKIRRAGLLTFSDDRLRPIDLAVRDWARRDRDVAERLRRVDNRRMDYLRELFGSYCSDPDEIEARSMLAFCLAIGKHFLAADHDGRTRDEVVAQAGRFLLDLPSTRP, from the coding sequence ATGGTCGCCGTCACACGCACACCACGCAGCAGCTGGATCGAGCAGGGCCTCGCGGCGCTGGCCGCAGGCGGCCCGGAGGCCGTCCGAATCGAGAGCCTGGCCGCGGCGCTCGGCGTCAGCAAAGGCGGCTTCTACGGGCACTTCGCCGACCGGAACGCGCTGCTGGCCGAGATGCTCGACACCTGGGAACGCGAAACCACCGACGACGTCATCACCCGCGTGGAACGCGAGGGCGGCGACGCGCGCGCCAAGATCCGGCGCGCGGGCCTGCTCACCTTCTCCGACGACCGGCTGCGCCCGATCGACCTCGCCGTGCGCGATTGGGCGCGGCGCGACCGCGACGTGGCCGAACGGCTGCGCCGCGTCGACAACCGGCGCATGGACTATCTGCGCGAGCTGTTCGGCAGCTACTGCTCGGATCCGGACGAGATCGAGGCCCGCAGCATGCTCGCCTTCTGCCTGGCGATCGGCAAACATTTCCTCGCCGCCGACCACGACGGCCGCACCCGCGACGAGGTCGTCGCACAGGCCGGGCGCTTTCTCCTCGACCTCCCGAGCACGCGACCGTAG